Proteins found in one Nocardia brasiliensis ATCC 700358 genomic segment:
- a CDS encoding PhoH family protein, with protein MGAEDSGSGPAARTVRSSIELAPESVFPFLGSADQNLRELEELLDADIHVRGNSVTLTGKAADVALAERVIEQLVALTGRNRVVTPEAVRHTVSMLTEGSSDSPAEVLSLDILSRRGKTVRPKTLNQKRYVDAIDANTIVFGIGPAGTGKTYLAMAKAVQALQTKQVTRIILTRPAVEAGERLGFLPGTLNEKIDPYLRPLYDALHDMMDPEAIPKLMAAGVIEVAPLAYMRGRTLNDSFIVLDEAQNTTAEQMKMFLTRLGFGSKIVVTGDVSQVDLPTGARSGLRAASEILTDIEDIHFAQLTSSDVVRHRLVADIVDAYDRAEAEARPQVGPHYPGNRAQRRAASRGDRR; from the coding sequence ATCGGTGCCGAAGACAGCGGCTCGGGGCCCGCAGCACGTACCGTGCGTTCCAGTATCGAACTCGCTCCCGAATCCGTGTTCCCGTTCCTCGGTTCGGCCGACCAGAATCTGCGTGAACTCGAAGAGTTGCTCGACGCGGACATCCATGTCCGTGGCAATTCCGTCACCCTGACCGGCAAAGCGGCCGATGTCGCGCTCGCCGAGCGAGTGATCGAACAGCTCGTCGCGCTCACCGGCCGGAACCGAGTGGTGACCCCGGAGGCGGTGCGGCACACCGTTTCGATGCTCACGGAAGGCTCTTCGGACTCCCCGGCCGAGGTGCTCAGCCTGGACATCCTGTCCCGGCGCGGCAAGACCGTCCGGCCGAAGACCCTGAACCAGAAGCGCTACGTCGACGCGATCGACGCCAACACCATCGTGTTCGGCATCGGTCCGGCCGGTACCGGTAAGACGTATCTGGCGATGGCCAAGGCCGTGCAGGCGCTGCAGACCAAGCAGGTCACCCGGATCATCCTCACCCGCCCCGCGGTGGAAGCGGGGGAGCGGCTCGGCTTCCTGCCGGGCACGCTCAACGAGAAGATCGATCCGTACCTGCGCCCGCTCTACGACGCGCTGCACGACATGATGGATCCCGAGGCCATTCCGAAGCTGATGGCGGCCGGGGTGATCGAGGTCGCGCCGCTGGCGTACATGCGTGGTCGCACGCTGAACGACTCGTTCATCGTGCTCGACGAGGCGCAGAACACCACGGCCGAACAGATGAAGATGTTCCTCACCCGGCTCGGGTTCGGCTCGAAGATCGTGGTGACCGGTGACGTCAGCCAGGTCGATCTGCCCACCGGTGCCCGCTCCGGGCTCCGGGCGGCCAGCGAGATCCTGACCGATATCGAGGACATCCACTTCGCGCAACTCACCAGCAGCGACGTGGTCCGGCACCGGCTGGTCGCGGACATCGTCGACGCTTACGACCGGGCCGAGGCGGAGGCCAGGCCGCAGGTCGGCCCGCACTACCCGGGCAACCGGGCACAGCGCAGAGCGGCGAGTCGAGGCGATCGGCGCTGA
- the ybeY gene encoding rRNA maturation RNase YbeY, protein MSIEIANESGIDVPEEDLVSVARFVITRMDVHPAAELSMVLVDLDTMADLHMRWMDLPGPTDVMSFPMDELEPGGRPDSPEPGPSMLGDIVLCPEFAAGQARKAGHSLDHELALLTVHGVLHLLGYDHAEPEEEKEMFALQARLLEEWYESLREAQRRAELAARDARLLGKAGFTTPGDALGPA, encoded by the coding sequence GTGAGCATCGAGATCGCCAACGAGTCGGGTATCGACGTACCCGAAGAAGATCTGGTCAGTGTCGCGCGCTTCGTGATCACCCGGATGGACGTGCACCCGGCCGCGGAACTGTCCATGGTGCTCGTCGATCTCGACACCATGGCCGACCTGCACATGCGCTGGATGGACCTGCCCGGGCCCACCGACGTGATGTCCTTCCCGATGGACGAGCTCGAGCCGGGCGGGCGCCCGGACAGCCCCGAGCCCGGTCCGTCCATGCTCGGCGACATCGTGCTGTGCCCCGAGTTCGCGGCGGGCCAGGCCCGCAAGGCCGGGCACTCGCTGGACCACGAACTCGCGTTGCTCACGGTGCACGGCGTGCTTCACCTGCTCGGCTACGACCACGCCGAGCCGGAGGAGGAGAAGGAAATGTTCGCGCTGCAGGCCCGGCTGCTCGAGGAGTGGTACGAGAGCCTGCGCGAAGCGCAGCGGCGCGCCGAACTCGCCGCCCGGGACGCCAGGTTGCTGGGGAAGGCGGGCTTCACCACACCGGGTGACGCACTGGGACCCGCGTGA
- a CDS encoding hemolysin family protein, with amino-acid sequence MNSLTLILLAVLLVPVGGVFAGVDSALNTISPARVDDMVRADRPGAVRLSRIVADRARYVNLMVLLRILCEIGATVLLAAGLLAVWADDWALLVTAIVMVLVSYVVIGVGPRTLGRQHAYSIALASALPLQFIGALLGPLSRLLILLGNAITPGKGFRNGPFASEIELREVVEMASERGVVADDERRMIQSVFELGDTAARAVMVPRTEMVWIEADKTAAQAMSLAVRSGHSRIPVIGENVDDILGVVYLKDLVPYAERGRKVLVREVMRPAVFMPDSKPLDSLLDEMQRRRNHMALLVDEYGGIAGLVTIEDVLEEIVGEIADEYDTDETPPIEDLGDGRYRVSARLPVEDLGELYGLDIEDEDVDTVGGLLAHELGRVPLPGSKVEVHGLVLRGEGGADTRGRVRVHTVVVRKATDKSQNADGDEKSNGKRKGNGSDRDNPAGRHEDGDSE; translated from the coding sequence GTGAATTCGCTGACCCTGATCCTGCTCGCCGTCCTGCTCGTCCCAGTGGGCGGGGTGTTCGCGGGCGTCGATTCGGCGCTGAACACCATCTCACCGGCGCGGGTCGACGATATGGTGCGGGCCGATCGGCCCGGCGCGGTGCGGCTCAGCCGTATCGTCGCCGACCGCGCCCGCTACGTGAATCTCATGGTGCTGCTGCGCATTCTGTGCGAAATCGGCGCCACCGTGCTGCTCGCCGCCGGCTTGCTCGCCGTCTGGGCCGACGACTGGGCGCTGCTGGTCACCGCGATCGTCATGGTGCTGGTGTCGTATGTGGTGATCGGGGTGGGGCCGCGTACCCTCGGCCGCCAGCACGCCTACTCGATCGCGTTGGCGTCGGCGCTGCCGCTGCAGTTCATCGGCGCGCTGCTCGGCCCGCTCAGCCGGCTGCTCATCCTGCTCGGTAACGCGATCACCCCCGGTAAGGGATTTCGCAACGGCCCCTTCGCGTCCGAGATCGAACTGCGCGAAGTGGTCGAGATGGCCAGCGAGCGCGGCGTGGTGGCCGACGACGAACGCCGGATGATCCAGTCCGTCTTCGAACTCGGCGACACCGCGGCCCGCGCGGTGATGGTGCCGCGCACCGAGATGGTGTGGATCGAGGCGGACAAGACTGCGGCGCAGGCGATGTCGCTCGCGGTGCGCTCGGGACACTCCCGGATTCCGGTGATCGGCGAGAACGTCGACGACATTCTCGGCGTCGTCTACCTGAAAGACCTTGTGCCGTACGCGGAACGGGGCCGCAAGGTGCTGGTGCGCGAGGTGATGCGGCCCGCGGTGTTCATGCCGGACTCCAAGCCGCTGGACAGCCTGCTCGACGAAATGCAGCGCAGGCGTAACCATATGGCGCTGCTGGTCGACGAATACGGTGGCATCGCCGGCCTGGTGACCATCGAGGACGTGCTCGAGGAGATCGTCGGCGAGATCGCCGACGAATACGACACCGACGAGACGCCGCCCATCGAAGACCTGGGGGACGGCCGCTATCGCGTGTCCGCGCGGCTGCCGGTCGAGGACCTCGGCGAGCTGTACGGGCTCGATATCGAAGACGAGGACGTCGACACCGTCGGCGGCCTGCTGGCGCACGAGCTCGGCCGCGTGCCGTTGCCCGGCTCCAAGGTCGAGGTGCACGGGTTGGTGCTGCGCGGCGAGGGTGGCGCCGATACGCGCGGGCGGGTGCGGGTGCACACCGTGGTGGTGCGCAAGGCGACGGACAAATCGCAGAACGCGGACGGCGACGAGAAGTCGAACGGCAAACGCAAGGGCAACGGATCGGATCGGGACAACCCGGCCGGTCGACATGAGGACGGAGACTCCGAATGA
- a CDS encoding cytidine deaminase, with protein MTELDPEDNKLLVLARGAMGRTGGASGAAIRDTDGRTYAAGEVGLTALRLTALQAAVAAAISSGAEGFEAAVVVSGRLSDYGVTAVREVSPDAKIIFTDRDGAVFEIVDDAELAVDAQPAGEVRGG; from the coding sequence ATGACCGAACTGGATCCCGAGGACAACAAGCTGCTCGTGCTGGCGCGCGGTGCGATGGGGCGCACCGGCGGCGCCAGCGGCGCGGCGATCCGGGACACCGACGGCCGCACCTACGCGGCGGGCGAGGTGGGCCTGACCGCGTTGCGCCTGACCGCGCTCCAGGCGGCGGTGGCGGCCGCGATCTCCAGCGGCGCAGAGGGTTTCGAGGCGGCCGTGGTGGTCAGCGGACGACTGTCCGACTACGGCGTCACCGCGGTGCGTGAGGTGTCGCCGGACGCCAAGATCATCTTCACCGACCGGGACGGCGCTGTCTTCGAGATCGTCGACGACGCGGAACTCGCGGTCGACGCCCAGCCCGCCGGCGAGGTGCGCGGTGGCTGA
- the era gene encoding GTPase Era, which yields MADAKGAGEFRSGFVCFVGRPNTGKSTLTNALVGQKIAITSSRPQTTRHTIRGIVHREHAQLILVDTPGLHRPRTLLGQRLNDLVRDTYSEVDLIALCVPADEKIGPGDRWIVQQIKQMAPKTTVLGVVTKIDKVGRDQIAEQLLALSQLLGPDADVVPVSAVKNEQVEVLVDVIAAKMPEGPAFYPDGELTDEPEETLMAELIREAALEGVRDELPHSLAVVIEEILPYEEREDMLDVHAILYVERPSQKSIIIGKGGARLKEVGTNARKQIEHILGTRIYLNLHVKVAKDWQRDPKQLGRLGF from the coding sequence GTGGCTGACGCCAAGGGCGCGGGCGAATTCCGTTCCGGGTTCGTCTGTTTCGTCGGCAGGCCGAACACCGGCAAGTCGACCCTGACCAATGCGCTGGTCGGGCAGAAGATCGCGATCACCTCGTCGCGGCCGCAGACCACCCGGCACACCATTCGCGGCATCGTGCACCGCGAGCACGCACAACTGATCCTGGTCGACACGCCGGGCTTGCACCGGCCCCGCACCCTGCTCGGTCAGCGGTTGAACGACCTTGTGCGCGATACGTATTCGGAAGTCGACCTGATCGCGCTCTGCGTGCCCGCGGACGAGAAGATCGGCCCGGGCGACCGCTGGATCGTGCAGCAGATCAAGCAGATGGCGCCGAAGACGACGGTGCTCGGGGTCGTCACCAAGATCGACAAGGTGGGCCGGGACCAGATCGCCGAGCAACTGCTCGCGCTCTCGCAACTGCTCGGCCCGGACGCCGATGTGGTGCCCGTGTCGGCGGTGAAGAACGAGCAGGTAGAGGTGCTCGTCGACGTCATCGCCGCGAAAATGCCGGAGGGACCGGCGTTCTACCCCGACGGTGAGCTCACCGACGAGCCGGAGGAAACCCTCATGGCCGAGCTCATCCGCGAGGCGGCGCTCGAAGGAGTCCGCGACGAGCTGCCGCACTCGCTCGCCGTGGTGATCGAGGAGATCCTGCCGTACGAGGAGCGCGAGGACATGCTCGACGTGCACGCGATCCTCTATGTCGAACGCCCCAGCCAGAAGTCGATCATCATCGGCAAGGGCGGGGCTCGGCTCAAGGAGGTCGGCACCAACGCGCGCAAGCAGATCGAGCACATCCTCGGCACCCGGATCTATCTCAACCTGCATGTGAAGGTCGCCAAGGATTGGCAGCGCGACCCGAAACAGCTGGGCCGCTTGGGGTTCTAG
- a CDS encoding lysozyme, whose amino-acid sequence MNLNRRRTLSAALFAGLATLLVLAPATADPAPTEQGDDHTLGSQIVVHEGAGAGDPSQERSLSAGSVEGIDVSRYQGDVDWKSHWDNGIRFAYIKASESTNVTNPYFASQYNGSYKQGLIRGAYHFAIPSSSSGASQADYFIAHGGGWSRDGKTLPGALDLEYNPYDKNNQCYSKSQSAMASWIHDFSNRYHGTTGRWPVIYTSTSWWNLCVGTAGDYSANSPLWVARYNSTVGALPFNWRVYSFWQYTSTPLDKNRFNGDLSQLQAIANG is encoded by the coding sequence GTGAATCTCAACAGAAGACGCACACTGTCGGCCGCCTTGTTCGCGGGCCTGGCCACCCTGCTCGTGCTCGCCCCCGCCACCGCGGACCCGGCGCCGACCGAACAGGGCGACGACCACACGCTGGGCTCGCAGATCGTGGTGCACGAAGGGGCCGGCGCCGGGGATCCCAGCCAGGAGCGGTCGTTGTCGGCGGGGTCGGTGGAGGGTATCGACGTGTCCCGTTACCAAGGCGACGTCGACTGGAAGAGCCATTGGGACAACGGGATTCGCTTCGCCTATATCAAGGCGAGCGAAAGCACCAACGTCACCAACCCGTACTTCGCCTCCCAGTACAACGGATCCTACAAGCAGGGTTTGATCCGCGGCGCCTACCATTTCGCCATCCCGAGCAGCTCCAGCGGAGCCAGCCAAGCGGACTACTTCATCGCGCACGGCGGCGGCTGGTCGCGTGACGGCAAGACGCTGCCGGGCGCGCTCGACCTCGAATACAACCCGTACGACAAGAACAACCAGTGCTACAGCAAGTCGCAGAGCGCGATGGCGTCCTGGATCCACGATTTCAGCAATCGCTATCACGGCACCACCGGACGGTGGCCGGTGATCTACACCTCCACCAGTTGGTGGAACCTCTGCGTCGGCACCGCAGGCGATTACAGCGCGAACAGCCCCCTGTGGGTGGCCCGCTACAACTCGACCGTGGGCGCGCTGCCGTTCAATTGGCGGGTGTACAGCTTCTGGCAGTACACCTCGACCCCGCTGGACAAGAACCGCTTCAACGGCGATCTGTCCCAGTTGCAGGCGATCGCCAACGGCTGA
- a CDS encoding phospholipase A2: MRIRDVALVCLTFPAALLLTSGYAAATPTPEYPLDPAAEAASKVYPGEPVPQSRSMASAFVGVPSDYVYNTKLKPVARHDYCTSAPDSYFAADFRGPCARHDMCYDRADAAGTNYTACNSALRTDMITNCIYAYGTSGTALQTCKATAEIYWAAVTVTHLD, from the coding sequence ATGAGGATCCGTGATGTGGCTCTCGTCTGTCTGACCTTTCCCGCCGCGCTGCTCCTGACCTCCGGCTACGCGGCCGCGACCCCGACTCCCGAATACCCGCTCGACCCCGCCGCCGAAGCGGCTTCCAAGGTGTACCCGGGCGAACCTGTCCCGCAGTCGCGTTCGATGGCATCGGCGTTCGTCGGAGTGCCCAGCGACTATGTGTACAACACGAAACTCAAACCTGTCGCCCGGCACGACTACTGCACCTCCGCCCCCGATAGCTACTTCGCCGCCGACTTCCGCGGCCCCTGCGCCCGCCACGACATGTGCTACGACCGCGCCGACGCCGCGGGCACCAACTACACCGCCTGCAACTCCGCCCTCCGCACCGACATGATCACCAACTGCATCTACGCCTACGGCACCTCCGGCACCGCCTTACAAACCTGCAAAGCCACCGCCGAAATCTACTGGGCCGCAGTAACCGTCACCCACCTGGATTGA